Within the Fischerella sp. PCC 9605 genome, the region TCTTCAAATTGAAAAGGGACAAGGAGGACAAGGGGATGGGGTGATGGGGAGAGTCCAGTTTTATATTCTCCCCAACTCCCCACCTCCCTATCTCCCGCTCCCCCCTTCCCCCTCTCCCTGGTCTTACTACACTAATAATTCATGAATACTGAATCGATGCTCTAGGGTGGCGAATTTCGCAACGGCTATTTTGCGTGAAGATTTTAAGATGATTTCCGAAAAAACTCGGTGGTGAGTCAGGATTTTTTGGTATAGATTAGCTCCAGAGCAGTGTCCTTTGGATTTTGTCAGTAGTTGTTGTTTGTTGTTTGTTGCTTGGAACAAGCAACAACCAACTACCAACAACTAACATCATCCAAAATCTAAAATCCAAAATCTTAAATTCTCTATGCCAGACACGCAAATCTCTGCCATCATTTGTACTCACAATCGAGATACCTATTTAGGTTCTGCCATAGATAGCCTTCTGTCGCAGAATTTTGCCGCTGGCTTTGAAGTGGTAGTGGTGGATAATGCCTCTAGCGATCGCACCCGTGCTGTTGTAGAAGAAAGGGCTAGTAATCCCCGCCTTAAGTATATTTTTGAACCTATTGTTGGTCTATCTGTCGCCCGCAATACGGGTGCTCAAGTTGCCAGCGGTGAAATATTAGCATACCTTGATGATGATGCGGTAGCGAGCGAGGGTTGGCTGCAAGCTTTGTACACTGCCTATCAAAATCACCCGAAATTAGCGATCGCTGGTGGCAAAGTAAGCTTGTTATGGTCTGAGGGAATGCAAGCACCACAGTGGCTATCGAGAGGATTAGCCACTAATTTGGGCGCATACGACTTAGGCAACACCATAGTTTACATCGACAAACCTGGTTTAACCCCCAGAGGCTTAAATTACTCTATCCGCCGCAGTTTTCTAGAAGAAATTGGCGGTTTTGATCCTCACCTTGGTCGTGTAGGTAAAAAACTATTATCTAACGAAGAACTGCAAATGACCGAACTTGCTCTCCAACGGGGTTGGCAAGTCGCTTATCTTCCTGACGCCCACGTGCTTCATAATGTTGATCCCGAACGCTTAAAGCGTTCCTGGTTTTTAAATCGAGGCTGGTGGCAAGGTATTAGTGAGTGTTATCGAGAACAACTAGCAGGCACAGCTGGTGTTGGTCAATTGCGACGCGGTAGCGAACGATTTTTACGTGGTTTATATAAGGCAATACAATATTTTGCCGATCCCGCAGAAAGATTTGACAAATTTGTATATGCCTATGGTCAGATTGGTTATTTGAATGCCGCTATTGCGGGTCTTCTAACTTCATCAAAAAGAGTCAATAGTCAATAGTCATACTTGGTTATTAGTTATTTGTTGGTGGTTGCTTGAAACAACCAACAACCAACAACCAACAACCAACAAACAACAAACAACAAACAACAAACAACAATGACAAATAACTATTAATAACTCATTATGCTTTCTAAAATACCAGTTTCTGTACTAATTCCAGCAAAAAACGAAGAAGCAAACTTGCCAGCCTGCCTTGCGAGCGTGCAAAGAGCAGACGAAATATTTGTGGTAGACTCGCAAAGTAGCGACAAAAGTGTCGAAATTATTAAAAATTACGGTGCAAATGTCGTGCAATTTCATTTCAACGGGCGCTGGCCAAAAAAGAAAAATTGGTCTTTAGAAAATTTAGCTTTTCGCAATGAGTGGGTTCTAATAGTTGATTGCGATGAGCGTATTACCCCCGAATTGTGGGAGGAAATTGCCCAAGCAATTGAAAATCCAGAATACAATGGTTACTACCTTAACCGTCGCGTATTTTTCTTAGGTAAATGGATTCGCCACGGCGGCAAATATCCTGATTGGAACTTACGTTTATTTAAGCATAAAAAAGGGCGCTACGAAAACCTCAACACAGAAGATATTCCCAATACGGGTGATAACGAAGTTCACGAACATGTCATCTTAGATGGGAAAGTAGGATATCTGAAAAATGACATGCTTCATGAAGATTTTCGTGACCTGTTTCACTGGTTAGAAAGACATAATCGTTATTCTAATTGGGAAGCCCGTGTTTACTACAATTTACTCACAGCTAACCACGACAGCGGAACTATTGGCGCGAAACTATTTGGTGATGCAGTACAACGCAAGCGCTTTTTGAAACAAATTTGGGTGCGGCTACCATTTAAACCATTTTTGCGATTTATTTTGTTCTACATTATCCAGCGTGGTTTTTTAGATGGTAGGGCTGGATATATTTATGGGCGGCTTCTCAGCCAATATGAGTATCAAATAGGTGTGAAACTTTACGAGTTACGCCACTGCGGCGGTAAGCTCAATACTAAATCTACCCCTATAGCAACACAATCATCTCTTCCTCAAGAAGTTAGGCAAACAGTTAGCTAGGAGTGAGGGAGTGGGAGAGTGGGGGAGAAAATAATTCAAAATTCAAAATTCAAAATTCAAAACTAAGAATCTTTTTGAATGCGTGAATGCGTGAATGCGTGACTTGTTACGCCACTAACCACTAACTACTAACCACTAACCACTAACTATTGACTCTTGACTAATGACTAATGACCAACCATTTATAGATTTACGCAAATATGACCAATCCTGGTTTGATCGTGGACGTCCTGGCTGGTATGTTTTGCTGTGGTGGTTTGTGCAGGCGATCGCTTTTCCTCTCACTCCTCATCCGTTAAACAGTCTGCGTTGTGCCTTGTTACGCTGGTTTGGCGCTCAGATCGGTAAAGGTGTACTAATTCGACCTACAGCTCGTTTCACCTACCCTTGGAAAATTACTATCGGTGATTACAGTTGGATAGGGGATGATGTGGTTTTATACAGTTTAGACTACATCCATATCGGTGAGCACTGCGTAATTTCACAGAAAAGTT harbors:
- the hpsU gene encoding hormogonium polysaccharide biosynthesis acetyltransferase HpsU encodes the protein MTNDQPFIDLRKYDQSWFDRGRPGWYVLLWWFVQAIAFPLTPHPLNSLRCALLRWFGAQIGKGVLIRPTARFTYPWKITIGDYSWIGDDVVLYSLDYIHIGEHCVISQKSYLCTGSHDMYDSAFGLKTASICVNNGVWVAADCFIGAGVKIGANAVIGARSSVFSDIPSGQVCWGTPCRPRYPRTEKHQPNSELTV
- a CDS encoding glycosyltransferase family 2 protein, which encodes MLSKIPVSVLIPAKNEEANLPACLASVQRADEIFVVDSQSSDKSVEIIKNYGANVVQFHFNGRWPKKKNWSLENLAFRNEWVLIVDCDERITPELWEEIAQAIENPEYNGYYLNRRVFFLGKWIRHGGKYPDWNLRLFKHKKGRYENLNTEDIPNTGDNEVHEHVILDGKVGYLKNDMLHEDFRDLFHWLERHNRYSNWEARVYYNLLTANHDSGTIGAKLFGDAVQRKRFLKQIWVRLPFKPFLRFILFYIIQRGFLDGRAGYIYGRLLSQYEYQIGVKLYELRHCGGKLNTKSTPIATQSSLPQEVRQTVS
- a CDS encoding glycosyltransferase, with amino-acid sequence MPDTQISAIICTHNRDTYLGSAIDSLLSQNFAAGFEVVVVDNASSDRTRAVVEERASNPRLKYIFEPIVGLSVARNTGAQVASGEILAYLDDDAVASEGWLQALYTAYQNHPKLAIAGGKVSLLWSEGMQAPQWLSRGLATNLGAYDLGNTIVYIDKPGLTPRGLNYSIRRSFLEEIGGFDPHLGRVGKKLLSNEELQMTELALQRGWQVAYLPDAHVLHNVDPERLKRSWFLNRGWWQGISECYREQLAGTAGVGQLRRGSERFLRGLYKAIQYFADPAERFDKFVYAYGQIGYLNAAIAGLLTSSKRVNSQ